The sequence CGACCTACGGCATCGCGTCGAGGAAGACCTGCCCGAGGCCGAACGCGCGCTGTCGCTGGTGACCGCCGCCGGTCTGCGGCTTCCCGACGGCGACGACGGCGCGCTCGCCGTGCGCCACCCGCTGCCGGACACCGGCGCGCTCACCGGCGAAGCCCCTTTCGTGGTGGTGCATCCGGCCGCATCCGTCCCCGCCCGGCAGCCGTCGTGGCAGCGGTCTGCCGACGCGGTGTCGGCGCTCGCCGAGGCGGGACACCGCGTCGTGGTCACCGGTGGGGTCGCCGAACGCGACCTGGTGACCCGCATCGTCGGCGCCGCTCGCGCCGATGCGGACGGTGCCGGTGAGATCGTCGATCTCGGTGGAGCGACGACGCTGCCCCAGCTCGCCTCCGTGATGGCAGCCGCCGATGTGGTGGTGGCCCCCAACACCGGTCCCGCGCATCTCGCGGCCGCCGTCGGCACCCCTGTGGTCTCCCTTTTCGCGCCTGTGGTCCCGAGCGCACGCTGGGCTCCCTACGGCGTGCCCAGAGTCGTGCTGGGAGACCAGAACGCACCGTGCAGGAACACCAGGGCGCGGCACTGTCCTGTCCCGGGACATCCGTGCCTCGCGATCGACGCGGCGGACATCGTCGAGGCCGTCGAGACCGTCAAGGCCGGCAA comes from Saccharomonospora xinjiangensis XJ-54 and encodes:
- a CDS encoding glycosyltransferase family 9 protein codes for the protein MKGRILVARLDNIGDVLLAGPAVRAVAARADHVVLLAGPRGRAGAELLPGVDEIVEWCAPWIDPEPPALTGDSVNALVKQVRDLRLDGAFILTSFHQSPLPLALVLRLAGVPWIGAISDDYPGSLLDLRHRVEEDLPEAERALSLVTAAGLRLPDGDDGALAVRHPLPDTGALTGEAPFVVVHPAASVPARQPSWQRSADAVSALAEAGHRVVVTGGVAERDLVTRIVGAARADADGAGEIVDLGGATTLPQLASVMAAADVVVAPNTGPAHLAAAVGTPVVSLFAPVVPSARWAPYGVPRVVLGDQNAPCRNTRARHCPVPGHPCLAIDAADIVEAVETVKAGNTVNTGNTVGTLGSTAGGDRGTAIRAGTKPTGGVT